From Hymenobacter sediminicola:
CACCGCTGATGAGGACTTTTCGGGACATTGGGGAAGAGCTGTTTGCTGTAGGGGCAGCAGGGGGTAGCAGGATAAACTATACGAGGCAGTGCAAAAACCTAGCGGAAAGCTAACAGCTTACGCGCAATTGCCAACAGCGTTATTTCCCTATCAGCCGCAAAAATTCGGCGCGTAGGGTGGCATCTGTCCCAAAGGCTCCGCTGTACTCTGCCGTAATCGTGGAGCTGCTGGTATCATTCACTCCGCGGCTCATAACGCATAAGTGGTCTGCCTCAATCAGCACGGCTACATTGTCGGTGTGCAGGCTCTGCTTCAACTCTTCCGCAATCTGGCGCGTGAGGCGTTCCTGCACCTGCGGTCGGCGGGCATAATACTGCACCACCCGGTTGAGCTTGCTCAGGCCCACCACGTTTTCGCCGGGCAGATATGCTACGTGCGCCTTCCCAATAATCGGCACAAAGTGGTGCTCACAGCAGGAGAAAAGTGTAATGTCGCGCTCCAGCAGCATCTGGCCGTATTGGTAGCGGTTGTCAAACAGTCGCACATCGGGGCGGTGCTCCGGGTGCAGGCCCCGGAACCACTCCTGCACGTACATCTTGGCTACACGCCGGGGCGTACCTGCCAGACTGTCGTCCGTAAGGTCGAGGCCCAGCAACTGCATGATTTCCCGGAAGTGGTCTGTAATGCCCGCAATCTTTTCCTCATCACTGAGCACAAAGGCATCAGCTCGAAGCGGGGTATGTAAATCGGCGGGCAGATGTGCGTCGGCAGGGCGCAGGTCGCTGCCCGGAACGGGCACGGCATTATCCATGGTATTCTACAAAATTGCGCTCAGTCTCATACAGTGTGACTGAGAGGGCCAGCGGCGCAGCAAGGTGTGGACGCAGCCGGTTCCAGATGACTACCGCTATGTTTTCGGCGGTAGGATTAAGGTGGCGAAATTCTTCCGTATCCAAATTCAGATTCCGGTGGTCAAAGGTATCCAGAATCTCGCGTTTGATGAGGTCACTCAGCC
This genomic window contains:
- the folE gene encoding GTP cyclohydrolase I FolE, coding for MDNAVPVPGSDLRPADAHLPADLHTPLRADAFVLSDEEKIAGITDHFREIMQLLGLDLTDDSLAGTPRRVAKMYVQEWFRGLHPEHRPDVRLFDNRYQYGQMLLERDITLFSCCEHHFVPIIGKAHVAYLPGENVVGLSKLNRVVQYYARRPQVQERLTRQIAEELKQSLHTDNVAVLIEADHLCVMSRGVNDTSSSTITAEYSGAFGTDATLRAEFLRLIGK
- a CDS encoding 6-pyruvoyl trahydropterin synthase family protein, which encodes MPVTVCRKEHFNAAHRLHNAAWSDEQNQRVFGKCNNPHYHGHNYELIVRLTGETDPETGYVYDMKRLSDLIKREILDTFDHRNLNLDTEEFRHLNPTAENIAVVIWNRLRPHLAAPLALSVTLYETERNFVEYHG